The stretch of DNA TCGCGGATACCTCCGACTGGCCCGGGCTCCGAGGTGAGGCCCGGCTGTCACAGGCGCGCGTGCTTGCCGCGTCCGGTCACTCTCGAGCCGCGATGGCCGCCGCGAGGGCTGCGGAGGATTCCTTCTTCCAGAAGGGGAACGTCGTCTACATGGAGCGCGCCCGCCAGCTCTGCCACGAGCTCGAAGGGCTCGGATCGGTTCGTTGACCCTCGTTTTGGCATCGGTGTATAGTCGGCCGGCGTATCGCGCAGATGTGGGCCACGCGTCCGTCATCGGACCGTGGCTCATGTGTTGAAGGAGTAGATACCGATAGCCAAGGACCTCCGCATCAACGAGATGATCCGTGTCCGCGAGGTGCGGGTCATCGACGATGAGGGTCAGCAGCGCGGCGTGATGCCGACCGCAGAGGCTCTCGCGCTGGCGCAGGAGCGTGGCCTCGACCTGGTCGAGGTGGCTCCCACGGCGGTCCCCCCGGTGTGTCGGTTCCTCGACTACGGCCAGTACAAGTACGAGATCCAAAAGCGCGAACGCGAAGCGAAGAAGCGCCAGAAGTCGCAGACCTTCAAGGAGATCCGGTTCCGGGTCAAGATCGACAGGCACGACCTGGAGACGAAGACCCGCCGGGCGTCTCAGTTCCTGGACGATGGCGACCGGGTGAAGGTGGCGGTCCAGTTCCGCGGGCGGGAGCTCAATCACCCACAGCTCGGACGAGCATTGCTCGATCGGGCGGCCGAGATGATCGGCGACCACGGAGTGATGGAGCGGTCGCCGCTGATGGAGGGCCGGAGCCTGTTCATCGTGATGGCTCCGCCTGGTTCCAAGGTGGAGCGCAGAGACGACCAGTCGGGCCAGACCGATGGGGCAGCCGCCCCGGAAGCTCCGGGCGAGACGATTGGGGAGGCACTGGCGGCCAAGGGACAGGTGCCCGAGGTGGCGGCACCGGAGGTGTCGCCCGAAGCAGTGGGCCCAGAGGTAGAAGGCGACGAGCCGCAGCCGGCACCGCCGGCCGCGTAGGTCAGGGGAACAAAATGCCGAAGATGAAGACCCACAAGGGCACCGCCAAGCGATACCGCAAGTCGGGTTCGGGCAAGTGGCTCCGGCCCAAGGCCTGGCGTGGCCACCACCTGGAGATCAAATCCAGCCGGCGCAAGCGTCGCTACGCGGGGATGGCGGAGGTCAGTTCGACCCACGCCGCCCAGCTCAGGCGGCTCATGCCCTACGAGTAGGACGCGTAGCGAGCGATGGCAAGAGTCAAGCGCGGCGTTCCCGCTCATCGGCGGCACAAGCGCCTGCTGAAGCAGGCCAAGGGCCGTCGGATGACGCGCTCGAAGCTGATCCGCCCTGCCCGCGAGGCACTGTTCCACGCCCTGCGCTATGCGTACCGCGACCGCCGCGACCGGAAGCGCGACATGCGCCGGCTGTGGATCCAGCGTATCAACGCCGCGTCCCGGTCCCACGGCATGCCGTACGGGCGATTCGTGTCCGGACTGAAGTCGGCGGGGATCGAGGTCAACCGCAAGCAGCTCGCCGACCTGGCGATCCGCGAGCCGGCGGCGTTCCGAAAGATGGTCGAGATGGCCCTGGCCTCGTTTAGCAGCTGACCGGCGCCACGCTGGCGCCGGTCCCACGGCCCTGCTCCGGATGACGGAGCGGGGTCGTTTGTTTCACCGACAATGACGACTGACCGATGGAGATGGCCTGACCGATGAGCGCCCCGACTGATCCGGCCGCAGCCATGCTGGCCGAGGTCGCCAGGACCCAGGCCGATGCGCTGGCCCGCCTGGCCGCCGCCACCGACGCTGCCGCAGTCGAGGGGCTTCGCCACGAGGTGCTGGGCCGATCGGGGGCATTGACCGCCCTCCTGCGCGGCCTCGGCGCGCTCCCCGCTGCTGATCGACCCGCCGCCGGGACAGCCGCCAACGCGGCCCGAGAAGCCCTGGAAGAGGCCATCACGGAGCGCCTGGCACAGCTTGCCGAGCGGGAAATGGCCGATCGGTTGGCCACCGAGGCGCTCGACATGACCGCTCCCGGACGGCCGGTGCGGGTTGGCCACCTTCACCCGCTGATGACCGTCGAGCGCGACCTGCGGGAGATCTTCCACGCCTTCGGGTTCGAAGTCTTCGAAGGGCCGGAGATCGAATCGGACCTCATGAACTTTGAGCTGCTGAACATCCCGCCTGATCACCCGTCGCGGGACCTGTGGGACACGCTGTACGTGGCGGAGCCGGGGTCGGTGGAGGCCGGATCTCCGCGCCCCGCCGAGGACGGCACGATCCTGCGAACCCATACCTCCCCGGTCCAGATCCGTGCCATGCGGGCGCTCACCCCGCCCATCCGGGTACTCATGCCGGGCCGCTGCTATCGGTACGAAGCGGTGGACGCCGCACACGGCTTCGAGTTCTTCCAGGTCGAGGGCCTGGTCGTGGACCGCGACACCAGCCTGGCCGATCTGAAGGGCATGGTCGAGGAGTTCGCGCGGGCCATGTTCGGGGACGGCACCCGAACCCGGTTCCGGCCCGGCTACTACCCGTTCACCGAGCCCAGCGCAGCCTTCGACATCGGGTGCCTGGTTTGCGGTGGCCCGGGCTGCCCGGCCTGCGGGCGGACGGGCTGGATGACCATCCTGGGCGCCGGCATGGTGCACCCCGAGGTCTTGCGCAACGGCGGCTTGGACCCCGACGAGTACCAGGGCTACGCCTTTGGGATGGGGCTGGACCGGATGACCCTCCTGCGCCATGCAATCCCGGACCTGCGCCTGCTGATGAGCGCCGACCTGCGATTCCTGCAGCAGTTCGCCGGCGGCCGCTGAGCCATGCGAGTCCCCCTCTCCTGGCTGCGCGAGTACGTGGACTTCGAGCTGACCCCTGGTGAGCTTGCCGGGCGCTTGACCCTGCTCGGGTTCGAGGTCAAGGCCGTGGAGGCCGCCGGCGGTGAGTGGAGCGGGGTGGTCGTCGGCCGAGTCCTGGAGGTCGAGCGACACCCGAACGCCGAGACCCTGTGGTTGACGAAAGTCGACGTCGGGGATGGCGCCGCCCTGGAGATCGTGTGCGGCGCCCAGAACCTGGCCGTCGGCCAGCTCGTGCCGGTGGCGCTTGCCGGCGCGCAACTCGCCGGCCGGCGCATCGGCCGCACCAAGATCCGGGGCGCCGTCTCGAACGGGATGCTGTGCAGCCCCATCGAGCTGGGCCTGGGCGACGATGCCGACGGGATCCTGATCCTGGGCACCGGCGAGGAGCATCGGCTCGGCATGGACCTGGGCGAGGCGGTGGGGGAGATGGTCCTCGACGTCGACGTCAAGCCCAACCGGGGCGATGCCCTGTCCATGGTCGGGCTGGCGCGCGAGATCGCCGCTGCCACCGGAACGACGGTGCGCTATCCGGAGGTGACGCTGGCCGAGAGCGGCGGGGCGACCGCCGACGAGGTCCGGGTCGAGATCGCCGACCCCGATCTGTGCCCGCGCTTCGCGGCCCGGCTGCTGGACGGGATCGGTCCGGGGGAAACGCCGGGCTGGATGGCGCAGCGCCTGCGGGCGGCCGGGATGCGCCTGATTTCGCCAGTGGTGGACGTCACGAACTACGTGATGCATGAGTTCGGACAACCGATGCACGCGTATGACGCCGACCGCATCCCGGATGGGCGGATCGTGGTCCGTCTGGCGCGCCCCGGGGAGTCGCTGGTCACCATCGATCACGTTGAGCGGCCCCTCGATGAGCGGATGCTCGTCATCGCCGACGCCGAGCGCCCGATCGGGTTCGCGGGGATCATGGGCGGCGCAGACACTGAGGTCGGCGCAGCCACGCAGCGGGTGATCCTCGAGTCAGCAATCTTCCACGGGCCCAACGTGCGTAACACGGCCCGCCGGCTGGGTCTGCGGTCCGAGGCCTCGATGCGCCATGAGAAGGGGATCTCCCCGGATCTGCCACGCCTGGCCGCTGATCGAGCCGCTGCCCTCATCGCGGACATCACCGGGGCCCGGGTGGCGGTCGGCATCGTGGACAACGACCCGGGGCCGCATCCCCGACGGGTGGTCGAGGTCGACACCGCCCGCACCTCCCGCCTGCTGGGGATCCCGGTCGACGGCGTGGGCGCGGCGGAGTGGCTGGCCCCCCTGGGCTTCGACACCACCGACCTCGACGCCGTCCGCCTGGCGGTGACCGTGCCCGCCTATCGGCTGGACGTGAACGGGGCCGCGGACGTCGCCGAGGAGCTGGCCCGGGTGTACGGCTATGACCGCATCCGCGGCAAGCTGCCCGCCGCCGAGCTGCCGCCCACCCGGCCCGATCCGAGCGAGCCGCGCCACCGCCTGCGACGGGTCCTGGCCGGTCTGGGCCTGGACGAGGTCGTGACGCATGCGCTCATCGGACCCGCGGACCTGTCGCGCTCCGGGTTCGACGCCGCGGCCTCGCACCTCGTGCGCGTGGCGAACCCGCTGTCCGAGGAGCACGCCATCCTCCGCCCGGTGCCGTACCCCTCGGTCCTGTCGGCCCTGGCCGAGAACGTCCGCCAGCGCCGCACCGACCTCGCGATCTTCGAGGTCGGCAAGATTTACCGATATCGACCGACGACCGCGTCGGGTCGGTCCGGAGCTGAGCTGCCGCAGGCCGCCGGCGCGTACCACGAGGCC from Chloroflexota bacterium encodes:
- the infC gene encoding translation initiation factor IF-3, giving the protein MAKDLRINEMIRVREVRVIDDEGQQRGVMPTAEALALAQERGLDLVEVAPTAVPPVCRFLDYGQYKYEIQKREREAKKRQKSQTFKEIRFRVKIDRHDLETKTRRASQFLDDGDRVKVAVQFRGRELNHPQLGRALLDRAAEMIGDHGVMERSPLMEGRSLFIVMAPPGSKVERRDDQSGQTDGAAAPEAPGETIGEALAAKGQVPEVAAPEVSPEAVGPEVEGDEPQPAPPAA
- the rpmI gene encoding 50S ribosomal protein L35, producing MPKMKTHKGTAKRYRKSGSGKWLRPKAWRGHHLEIKSSRRKRRYAGMAEVSSTHAAQLRRLMPYE
- the rplT gene encoding 50S ribosomal protein L20 → MARVKRGVPAHRRHKRLLKQAKGRRMTRSKLIRPAREALFHALRYAYRDRRDRKRDMRRLWIQRINAASRSHGMPYGRFVSGLKSAGIEVNRKQLADLAIREPAAFRKMVEMALASFSS
- the pheS gene encoding phenylalanine--tRNA ligase subunit alpha — translated: MSAPTDPAAAMLAEVARTQADALARLAAATDAAAVEGLRHEVLGRSGALTALLRGLGALPAADRPAAGTAANAAREALEEAITERLAQLAEREMADRLATEALDMTAPGRPVRVGHLHPLMTVERDLREIFHAFGFEVFEGPEIESDLMNFELLNIPPDHPSRDLWDTLYVAEPGSVEAGSPRPAEDGTILRTHTSPVQIRAMRALTPPIRVLMPGRCYRYEAVDAAHGFEFFQVEGLVVDRDTSLADLKGMVEEFARAMFGDGTRTRFRPGYYPFTEPSAAFDIGCLVCGGPGCPACGRTGWMTILGAGMVHPEVLRNGGLDPDEYQGYAFGMGLDRMTLLRHAIPDLRLLMSADLRFLQQFAGGR
- the pheT gene encoding phenylalanine--tRNA ligase subunit beta — translated: MRVPLSWLREYVDFELTPGELAGRLTLLGFEVKAVEAAGGEWSGVVVGRVLEVERHPNAETLWLTKVDVGDGAALEIVCGAQNLAVGQLVPVALAGAQLAGRRIGRTKIRGAVSNGMLCSPIELGLGDDADGILILGTGEEHRLGMDLGEAVGEMVLDVDVKPNRGDALSMVGLAREIAAATGTTVRYPEVTLAESGGATADEVRVEIADPDLCPRFAARLLDGIGPGETPGWMAQRLRAAGMRLISPVVDVTNYVMHEFGQPMHAYDADRIPDGRIVVRLARPGESLVTIDHVERPLDERMLVIADAERPIGFAGIMGGADTEVGAATQRVILESAIFHGPNVRNTARRLGLRSEASMRHEKGISPDLPRLAADRAAALIADITGARVAVGIVDNDPGPHPRRVVEVDTARTSRLLGIPVDGVGAAEWLAPLGFDTTDLDAVRLAVTVPAYRLDVNGAADVAEELARVYGYDRIRGKLPAAELPPTRPDPSEPRHRLRRVLAGLGLDEVVTHALIGPADLSRSGFDAAASHLVRVANPLSEEHAILRPVPYPSVLSALAENVRQRRTDLAIFEVGKIYRYRPTTASGRSGAELPQAAGAYHEAWTVGIGLLGSATPRYPGEAAREWDVADLKGILDALHAALGMPAPAYRPESPAEHHPHLHPGRAARVVDGGDRSYGSVGEVQPAVALSWDLPGRPLVAALHLEPNGLFDLPPLSKRAGPVPAAQPVDRDLAVVVDVATPVGELLRLARRNAGPMLSDLHLFDTYRGAQVGEGRISYGLAFRFQPQSVADERAVDRAMDKIRGALRHHLGAEIR